A single Clavibacter nebraskensis NCPPB 2581 DNA region contains:
- a CDS encoding sulfurtransferase has protein sequence MAVEPDTTPRFAEYAHPERLVSGDWLQERLADGALTPGLVVVESDEDVLLYETGHIPGAVKLDWHTDLNDPVQRDYVDGERFAQLMSERGIARDSTVVIYGDKSNWWAAYALWVFTLFGHEDVRLLDGGRDKWIAEGRPTTTDRPEAIPVEYPVVERRDEEIRAFKDDVLAHLGNPLIDVRSPEEYTGQRTTAPAYPEEGALRAGHIPTSQNVPWAKAAAEDGSFKTRAELDAVYRDGAGLSDGDDVVVLCRIGERSSHTWFVLTHLLGFEGVRNYDGSWTEWGSAVRVPIVQGDEPGELPAR, from the coding sequence CAGGTTCGCCGAGTACGCCCACCCGGAGCGCCTCGTCAGCGGGGACTGGCTGCAGGAGCGCCTCGCCGACGGCGCCCTCACCCCGGGCCTCGTGGTCGTCGAGTCCGACGAGGACGTGCTGCTCTACGAGACCGGCCACATCCCCGGCGCGGTCAAGCTCGACTGGCACACCGACCTCAACGACCCCGTGCAGCGCGACTACGTCGACGGCGAGCGGTTCGCCCAGCTCATGTCGGAGCGCGGCATCGCGCGCGACAGCACGGTCGTCATCTACGGCGACAAGAGCAACTGGTGGGCCGCGTACGCCCTCTGGGTCTTCACCCTGTTCGGCCACGAGGACGTGCGCCTGCTCGACGGCGGCCGCGACAAGTGGATCGCCGAGGGGCGCCCCACCACCACCGACCGCCCCGAGGCCATCCCCGTCGAGTACCCCGTCGTCGAGCGCCGCGACGAGGAGATCCGCGCGTTCAAGGACGACGTGCTCGCGCACCTCGGCAACCCGCTCATCGACGTCCGCAGCCCCGAGGAGTACACCGGCCAGCGCACCACCGCGCCCGCGTACCCCGAGGAGGGCGCGCTCCGCGCCGGCCACATCCCCACCTCGCAGAACGTCCCGTGGGCGAAGGCCGCGGCCGAGGACGGCTCCTTCAAGACGCGCGCCGAGCTCGACGCGGTCTACCGCGACGGCGCGGGTCTCTCCGACGGCGACGATGTCGTGGTCCTCTGCCGCATCGGCGAGCGGTCGAGCCACACGTGGTTCGTGCTCACGCACCTGCTGGGCTTCGAGGGGGTCCGCAACTACGACGGCTCCTGGACCGAGTGGGGCTCCGCCGTGCGCGTCCCGATCGTCCAGGGCGACGAGCCCGGGGAGCTGCCGGCCCGATGA
- a CDS encoding SufE family protein, whose amino-acid sequence MTGSPALPAALAEIRDDFLALEQRDRLLLLLDFSNELPELPARYAEHPDLLERVEECQSPVFMFVEVVDGDVHVHAQAPAEAPTSRGFASILAQGLDGLPADEVLAVPDDYPSTIGLDAAVSPLRMRGMTAMLGRVKRQVRERLAG is encoded by the coding sequence ATGACCGGATCCCCCGCGCTGCCCGCGGCGCTCGCCGAGATCCGCGACGACTTCCTCGCGCTCGAGCAGCGCGACCGGCTCCTGCTCCTGCTCGACTTCAGCAACGAGCTGCCCGAGCTGCCCGCACGCTACGCGGAGCACCCGGACCTCCTCGAGCGCGTGGAGGAGTGCCAGTCGCCCGTGTTCATGTTCGTGGAGGTCGTCGACGGCGACGTGCACGTGCACGCCCAGGCGCCGGCCGAGGCGCCGACGAGCCGCGGGTTCGCGTCGATCCTCGCGCAGGGGCTCGACGGGCTGCCGGCCGACGAGGTGCTCGCGGTGCCCGACGACTACCCGTCCACCATCGGCCTCGACGCCGCCGTGTCGCCGCTGCGCATGCGCGGCATGACGGCGATGCTCGGGCGGGTCAAGCGCCAGGTGCGCGAGCGGCTCGCCGGGTGA